In Liquorilactobacillus nagelii DSM 13675, the following proteins share a genomic window:
- a CDS encoding DNA-directed RNA polymerase subunit beta, translating to MNNLAGHIVKYGKHRTRRSYARIKEVLELPNLIEIQTNSYKWFLNDGLREVFEDIMPIEDFAGNLSLKFVDYQLLKPKYTVEEARQHDANFSAPLHVTLNLINHETGEIKSQDVFFGDFPLMTEQGTFIINGAERVIVSQLVRSPGVYYNSEMDKSGRVTYGTTVIPNRGAWLEYENDAKNIAYVRIDRTRKIPLTELIRALGFSSDDEIVKMLGASDSLLLTLEKDVHKVSEDSRVEESLKDIYERLRPGEPKTADSARSLLTARFFDPKRYDLAPVGRYKINKKLDLKNRLLNLTLAETLADPETGEILAKKDTVLDKQVLDNLAPFLARKDFKTYTFQPSDEGVVTNPMVVQIIKVYSPKDPEKIVNMIGNGNIDLKYKHILPADIIASMNYFFNLQEDIGNTDDIDHLGNRRIRCVGELLENQFRIGLSRMERVVRERMSIQDTATVTPQQLINIRPVVASIKEFFGSSQLSQFMDQTNPLGELTHKRRLSALGPGGLTRDRAGYEVRDVHYTHYGRMCPIETPEGPNIGLINSLSSYARINQYGFIETPYRRVSWTTHKVTDKIDYLTADEEDNYVIAQANSPLNDDGSFVNNVVMARSKSDNIEISVDKVDYMDVSPKQVVAVATACIPFLENDDSNRALMGANMQRQAVPLIDPHAPLVGTGIEYKAAHDSGVALISKHDGTVEYVDAREIRVRRDDGTLDRYKLMKFRRSNGGKNYNQRPIVQVGDHVDNDEVLADGPSMENGELALGQNPLIAFMTWDGYNFEDAIAINERLVKEDVYTSIHIEEHESEARDTKLGPEEMTREIPNVGEDALKDLDEFGIIRIGAEVHDGDILVGKVTPKGVTELSAEERLLHAIFGEKAREVRDTSLRVPHGGGGIVQDVKIFTREAGDELSPGVNMMVRVYIAQKRKIQVGDKMAGRHGNKGTVSIVIPEEDMPFMPDGTPVDIMLSPMGVPSRMNIGQVLELHLGMAGRKLGIHIASPVFDGARDSDIWSALKEAGVSSDGKSVLYDGRTGEPFDNRIAVGVMYYMKLAHMVDDKIHARSIGPYSLVTQQPLGGKAQFGGQRFGEMEVWALEAYGAAYTLQEILTYKSDDVVGRVKTYEAIVKGEPIPKPGVPESFRVLVKELQSLGLDMKVLDSDKKEIELRDMDDEDDEVMNVDALSKLAKQQAEKKAQAEADSPATEMTDTEAKTEN from the coding sequence GTGAACAACTTGGCAGGACATATAGTTAAATACGGTAAACATCGAACTCGTAGAAGTTATGCACGTATCAAAGAAGTTCTGGAACTGCCTAATTTGATCGAAATTCAAACTAATTCATATAAATGGTTTTTGAATGACGGTCTTAGAGAGGTTTTCGAGGATATTATGCCGATTGAGGATTTTGCAGGCAATTTATCTTTGAAGTTCGTTGATTATCAATTGTTGAAACCAAAATACACAGTCGAGGAAGCACGACAGCATGATGCTAATTTTTCGGCACCACTGCACGTTACGTTGAATTTAATAAACCATGAAACCGGAGAAATTAAATCTCAGGATGTTTTCTTTGGCGACTTCCCACTAATGACTGAACAGGGTACTTTCATTATAAATGGTGCTGAACGAGTTATCGTTTCACAATTAGTTCGTTCACCTGGAGTTTATTACAATTCTGAAATGGATAAAAGTGGTCGAGTTACCTATGGAACGACAGTAATTCCTAATCGAGGAGCTTGGCTAGAATATGAGAATGATGCTAAAAATATTGCATATGTCAGAATCGATCGAACGCGTAAAATTCCGTTAACTGAATTAATCAGAGCGTTAGGTTTTAGTTCTGATGATGAAATTGTCAAAATGCTTGGTGCCAGCGACAGCTTACTTTTGACTCTTGAAAAAGACGTGCATAAGGTCAGCGAAGATTCACGTGTCGAGGAGTCGCTGAAAGATATTTATGAACGACTACGCCCAGGTGAGCCTAAAACGGCTGATAGTGCCCGTAGTTTGTTAACTGCTCGTTTCTTTGATCCGAAACGTTATGACTTAGCGCCAGTTGGACGCTACAAAATCAACAAGAAGTTAGATTTGAAGAATCGGTTACTCAATCTAACTTTGGCAGAAACGTTGGCCGATCCAGAAACTGGAGAAATCTTAGCTAAGAAGGATACTGTTTTAGATAAACAAGTCCTGGATAACTTGGCTCCGTTTTTAGCAAGAAAAGATTTTAAAACTTATACTTTCCAACCTTCAGATGAAGGTGTGGTTACCAATCCAATGGTAGTACAAATTATCAAGGTTTATTCACCGAAGGACCCAGAAAAAATAGTTAATATGATTGGCAATGGCAATATTGACTTGAAGTATAAGCATATTTTACCGGCCGATATTATTGCTTCAATGAATTACTTTTTTAATTTGCAAGAAGATATTGGCAATACAGATGATATTGATCATTTAGGTAATCGACGGATTCGTTGCGTGGGTGAATTATTGGAGAACCAATTTAGAATTGGTTTATCGCGGATGGAGCGTGTTGTTCGCGAACGGATGTCAATTCAAGACACAGCCACAGTAACTCCCCAACAGTTGATTAATATTCGACCAGTAGTTGCTTCAATTAAAGAATTCTTTGGTAGTTCTCAATTATCCCAGTTTATGGACCAGACTAATCCCCTAGGCGAATTGACTCATAAACGTCGTTTGTCTGCCTTAGGACCCGGTGGTTTGACTCGTGATCGAGCTGGGTATGAAGTTCGTGACGTTCACTATACGCATTATGGTCGGATGTGCCCGATTGAAACACCTGAAGGACCTAATATTGGTTTGATTAATAGTTTGTCTTCTTATGCTCGAATCAACCAATATGGTTTTATTGAAACACCTTATCGGCGTGTTTCTTGGACCACTCACAAAGTTACAGATAAAATTGATTATTTAACTGCTGATGAAGAAGATAATTATGTTATTGCTCAGGCTAACTCGCCATTAAATGATGATGGTTCGTTTGTTAATAACGTTGTTATGGCTCGTAGTAAGAGTGATAATATTGAAATTTCAGTTGATAAAGTTGATTACATGGATGTTTCGCCAAAACAAGTTGTTGCTGTTGCGACTGCATGTATTCCTTTCTTGGAAAATGATGATTCTAACCGTGCTTTGATGGGTGCTAACATGCAGCGTCAGGCGGTTCCACTGATTGATCCCCATGCACCACTGGTTGGTACAGGGATTGAATATAAAGCAGCACATGATTCTGGGGTTGCTTTGATTAGCAAACATGATGGAACAGTTGAATATGTTGATGCTCGAGAAATTCGAGTAAGACGCGATGATGGTACACTTGATAGGTACAAATTAATGAAATTCCGTCGCTCAAATGGTGGTAAAAACTACAATCAACGTCCGATTGTTCAAGTTGGAGATCATGTCGACAATGACGAAGTTTTAGCTGATGGCCCATCAATGGAAAATGGTGAATTAGCTTTGGGTCAAAACCCATTAATTGCTTTTATGACGTGGGATGGCTACAATTTCGAAGATGCGATTGCGATTAATGAACGCTTAGTTAAAGAAGATGTGTATACTTCTATTCATATTGAAGAACATGAATCAGAAGCTCGTGATACCAAGTTAGGGCCGGAAGAGATGACTCGTGAAATCCCTAATGTTGGTGAAGATGCTTTGAAAGATTTAGACGAATTCGGTATTATTCGGATTGGTGCTGAAGTTCATGATGGAGATATCTTAGTTGGTAAGGTAACACCTAAGGGAGTTACTGAATTGTCAGCTGAAGAACGTTTGTTGCATGCTATTTTTGGTGAAAAGGCTCGTGAAGTTCGTGATACTTCTTTGCGCGTACCTCATGGTGGCGGCGGAATTGTTCAGGATGTTAAAATCTTTACACGTGAAGCTGGTGATGAATTATCACCTGGTGTCAATATGATGGTACGAGTTTATATTGCCCAGAAGCGTAAGATTCAAGTTGGTGATAAGATGGCCGGACGTCATGGAAACAAAGGTACAGTTTCAATTGTAATTCCAGAAGAGGATATGCCATTTATGCCTGATGGGACTCCGGTTGATATCATGTTGAGTCCAATGGGTGTTCCTTCACGTATGAATATTGGTCAGGTTTTGGAACTTCATTTAGGAATGGCTGGCCGCAAGTTAGGGATTCATATTGCTTCACCCGTTTTTGATGGTGCACGTGATAGTGATATCTGGTCAGCTTTAAAAGAGGCCGGCGTTTCTAGTGATGGTAAATCAGTTCTTTATGATGGTCGAACTGGAGAACCGTTTGATAATCGAATTGCAGTTGGCGTTATGTACTATATGAAGTTAGCTCATATGGTTGATGATAAGATTCATGCTCGTTCAATTGGGCCATACTCATTAGTTACACAGCAACCATTAGGTGGTAAAGCACAATTTGGTGGTCAGCGTTTTGGTGAAATGGAAGTTTGGGCTTTAGAAGCATATGGTGCTGCTTATACATTGCAAGAAATTTTAACTTATAAATCTGATGATGTAGTGGGTCGAGTTAAGACTTATGAAGCAATTGTTAAGGGTGAACCGATTCCTAAGCCAGGTGTACCTGAATCGTTTAGAGTTTTGGTTAAGGAACTTCAATCATTAGGACTTGATATGAAAGTTCTAGATTCTGACAAAAAAGAGATTGAGTTGCGAGATATGGACGACGAGGACGATGAGGTCATGAATGTTGATGCTTTGAGCAAATTGGCTAAACAACAGGCTGAAAAGAAAGCACAAGCTGAAGCTGACAGTCCAGCGACAGAAATGACAGACACAGAAGCTAAAACTGAAAATTAG
- a CDS encoding ATP-dependent Clp protease ATP-binding subunit produces MENLFTPSARQVLVIAQEQAKDFRHQAIGTEHLLLALTIEKNGIAGKILKQFVVTETDVREEIERLTGYGTLKNVSGYLPYTPRAKEILAKASENAQKTNALKIGTEHLLMALLQNSDLLSSRILQSLSVDSHRMYQEIIHKLGVSEIQMKKYDKARPKANGTPTLNTLARDLTKLAAENKIDPVIGREKEVRRVIQVLSRRTKNNPVLLGEPGVGKTAIAEGLAQVIVSGQVPESLAHKRVMVLDMGSLVAGTKYRGEFEDRVKKILDEIYADGQVILFIDELHTLIGAGGAEGAIDASNILKPALARGEVQVVGATTLDEFQKYIESDSALERRFAKIMVAEPTTDDSLKILQGLRPRYEAHHHLKITDEALVAAVKLSSRYISDRYLPDKAIDLMDEAAAKVRLNQSSSTKSIEEKKGKLQQLAGQKVTALTQEKFEEAAKIRKKELRLKDSIDKLLEQQSKGVYTVSVGAEDIAQVVSEWTGVPVTQMNKSETARLIDLEKILHQRVIGQEAAVSAVSRAIRRARSGLKDPKRPIGSFMFLGPTGVGKTELAKALAEAMFGSENSMIRIDMSEYMEKYSTSRLVGSPPGYVGYDEGGQLTEKVRQHPYSVVLFDEVEKAHPDVFNILLQVLDDGYLTDSKGRKIDFRNTIIIMTSNLGATALRDEKQVGFGSTQPEDKFKAMSAKIQEILKKTFRPEFLNRIDETIIFHQLEKKELHAIVKLMAKELLDRVRQQQVKIKITPAAIDLVAKKGFDPEYGARPIRRALQTEVEDKLSELLITGQVKVGSSVSIGASKGKIVISVHEDQKLIDKEKVSQK; encoded by the coding sequence ATGGAAAACTTATTTACACCAAGTGCAAGACAAGTATTAGTTATCGCCCAAGAACAAGCAAAAGACTTTCGACATCAAGCAATTGGGACAGAACATTTACTCTTAGCACTGACAATCGAAAAAAATGGAATTGCCGGTAAGATATTAAAACAATTTGTAGTTACTGAAACAGACGTGCGAGAGGAAATCGAGCGTCTAACTGGATATGGTACTTTAAAGAATGTTAGTGGGTATTTACCATATACACCGCGTGCAAAGGAAATTTTAGCTAAAGCAAGTGAAAATGCACAAAAAACAAATGCCTTAAAAATTGGTACGGAGCATTTACTGATGGCTTTACTGCAAAACAGTGATTTACTGTCGTCGAGAATTTTACAAAGTTTAAGTGTTGATAGCCATCGGATGTACCAAGAAATCATTCATAAGCTGGGTGTCAGTGAAATTCAAATGAAAAAATATGATAAAGCTAGACCTAAGGCGAATGGAACACCAACTTTAAACACGCTCGCCCGTGATTTAACTAAATTAGCAGCTGAGAATAAGATTGATCCTGTAATTGGGCGGGAAAAGGAAGTTCGTCGAGTAATTCAAGTACTGAGTCGCCGAACCAAAAATAATCCAGTACTGCTTGGTGAACCAGGTGTTGGTAAAACAGCAATTGCTGAAGGATTAGCCCAAGTTATCGTTAGCGGTCAAGTACCTGAGAGTTTAGCCCATAAGAGGGTAATGGTTCTGGACATGGGATCTTTAGTTGCAGGTACAAAATATCGAGGTGAATTTGAGGATCGAGTAAAAAAGATTCTTGATGAAATTTACGCTGATGGTCAAGTTATCCTTTTCATTGATGAGTTGCATACTTTAATTGGAGCTGGTGGAGCTGAAGGAGCTATCGATGCTTCAAATATTTTGAAACCTGCTTTAGCACGTGGTGAAGTTCAGGTGGTTGGTGCAACAACACTGGATGAATTTCAAAAATATATAGAATCCGATTCAGCACTGGAACGTCGCTTTGCTAAAATTATGGTGGCTGAACCAACAACAGATGATAGTTTGAAAATTTTGCAGGGCTTGCGTCCACGTTATGAAGCACATCATCATTTAAAAATCACTGATGAAGCGTTAGTAGCAGCGGTTAAGCTGAGTTCACGCTATATTTCAGATCGTTATTTGCCTGACAAAGCAATTGATTTGATGGATGAAGCAGCAGCTAAGGTTAGATTAAATCAATCTAGTAGTACTAAGTCAATTGAAGAAAAGAAAGGAAAACTCCAGCAATTAGCTGGTCAAAAGGTTACAGCACTAACGCAAGAAAAATTTGAAGAAGCGGCGAAGATACGAAAAAAGGAATTACGTCTTAAAGACTCAATTGATAAACTACTTGAACAACAATCAAAGGGTGTTTATACGGTCTCTGTTGGAGCAGAGGATATTGCTCAGGTTGTTTCAGAATGGACCGGTGTCCCAGTTACGCAAATGAATAAAAGTGAAACTGCCCGCTTAATTGATCTGGAAAAAATTCTTCATCAACGAGTTATCGGGCAAGAAGCAGCTGTTTCAGCTGTTTCTCGAGCAATTCGACGTGCTCGAAGTGGATTAAAAGATCCAAAACGACCAATTGGTTCATTTATGTTTTTGGGTCCCACCGGTGTTGGAAAAACAGAATTAGCTAAAGCATTGGCGGAAGCGATGTTTGGATCAGAGAACTCAATGATTCGAATTGACATGAGCGAGTATATGGAAAAATATAGTACCAGTCGCTTAGTAGGGTCTCCTCCCGGTTATGTAGGATATGATGAGGGTGGACAATTAACAGAAAAAGTTAGGCAGCATCCGTATTCGGTAGTGTTGTTTGACGAAGTAGAAAAGGCCCATCCAGATGTTTTTAATATTTTGCTTCAAGTTCTTGATGATGGATATTTAACGGATTCTAAAGGTAGAAAAATTGATTTTCGTAATACAATCATTATTATGACTTCAAACCTAGGCGCAACTGCTTTGCGTGATGAAAAACAAGTTGGATTTGGTAGTACTCAGCCGGAAGATAAATTTAAGGCAATGTCAGCTAAAATTCAAGAAATCTTGAAAAAAACTTTCCGACCAGAATTTCTTAATCGAATTGATGAAACAATTATTTTTCATCAGTTGGAGAAAAAAGAATTGCATGCAATTGTTAAGTTAATGGCCAAAGAGTTATTGGATCGTGTTCGCCAGCAGCAAGTTAAAATTAAGATAACTCCAGCAGCAATTGATTTGGTTGCGAAAAAAGGGTTCGACCCTGAATATGGTGCTCGTCCAATCCGGCGGGCATTACAGACTGAAGTGGAAGACAAACTTAGTGAATTATTAATTACTGGGCAGGTTAAAGTTGGGAGCTCTGTTTCAATTGGAGCTAGCAAAGGCAAAATTGTAATTAGTGTACATGAGGATCAGAAGCTAATTGATAAAGAAAAGGTTAGTCAAAAATAG
- a CDS encoding CtsR family transcriptional regulator: protein MQSQNISDIIEKYLKSILAESQEVEIKRSEMAQLFNCVPSQINYVIKTRFNIQNGYIVRSKRGGGGYIRIAKVNLVDDYDVLDELITIVGDSINFKDAFQLIQSLFQASVLSQMTANLLLAVIDKKTLSFGDSELENMLRARIMKSILTRLKYDD from the coding sequence ATGCAAAGTCAGAATATTTCTGATATCATTGAAAAATATTTAAAAAGTATTTTGGCAGAATCGCAAGAAGTTGAAATTAAACGTTCTGAAATGGCACAACTGTTCAACTGCGTGCCTTCGCAAATTAATTATGTAATTAAAACCCGATTTAATATTCAAAATGGATACATTGTCAGAAGTAAACGTGGGGGTGGTGGTTATATTCGAATTGCAAAAGTTAACTTAGTTGACGATTATGATGTACTTGATGAATTAATCACTATTGTTGGTGACAGTATAAATTTTAAAGATGCATTTCAACTTATTCAAAGTTTATTTCAAGCAAGTGTCTTATCACAAATGACAGCTAATTTATTATTGGCTGTTATTGATAAAAAAACTTTGAGTTTTGGTGATAGCGAACTTGAGAATATGCTGCGGGCGCGTATAATGAAAAGCATCTTAACTCGTTTGAAATATGATGATTAA
- the serS gene encoding serine--tRNA ligase codes for MLDIKMIRQNETEIKRRLATRGVDSRTVDQLLAADQRRRELVVKTENLRQQKNEVSEQIAQAKRNKQTAADEISQMKQVGQQIKQIDEELKMVQSNVQDLASRLPNLPHPSIPIGPDEDSNVEIKKVGTPKKFDFEPKPHWEIGEKLGILDFERGAKVSGSRFLYYVGLGAKLERAVYNFMLDEHEKDGYTEILPPYLVNAASMYGTGQFPKFKEDVFQIQDQDLTLIPTAEVPLTNYYRDEVIPNEKLPVYFTALSPSFRSEAGSAGRDTRGLIRLHQFNKVEMVKYCRPEASYDELEKMTVNAGNILEKLGLPYHIITLSTGDMGFSAAMTHDLEVWIPAQNTYREISSCSNCEDFQARRAHIQYRDENGKLNFVHTLNGSGLAVGRTVAAILENYQNADGTVTVPEALRPYMHGIDLIK; via the coding sequence ATGTTAGATATTAAAATGATTCGACAAAATGAAACTGAAATTAAACGTCGACTAGCAACACGCGGAGTCGATTCGAGAACGGTTGATCAGCTATTAGCTGCTGATCAGCGACGACGAGAATTGGTTGTTAAAACAGAGAACTTACGTCAACAAAAAAATGAAGTTTCCGAACAAATAGCTCAGGCGAAAAGAAACAAGCAAACTGCTGCTGATGAAATTTCACAAATGAAACAAGTTGGGCAGCAAATCAAACAAATTGATGAAGAGTTAAAAATGGTTCAAAGTAATGTTCAAGATTTAGCATCGCGTTTGCCTAACTTACCGCATCCTTCAATTCCCATTGGACCAGATGAAGATAGCAATGTAGAAATAAAAAAAGTTGGTACTCCAAAAAAATTTGACTTTGAGCCGAAACCTCATTGGGAGATTGGCGAAAAATTAGGAATTCTTGATTTTGAACGAGGAGCCAAGGTTTCAGGTAGTCGTTTTTTATATTACGTTGGCCTAGGTGCTAAATTAGAACGAGCAGTTTATAATTTTATGTTGGATGAACACGAAAAGGATGGTTATACGGAAATATTGCCACCATATTTAGTTAATGCTGCATCAATGTATGGAACTGGACAATTTCCTAAGTTTAAGGAAGATGTTTTCCAAATTCAAGATCAAGACTTAACTTTAATTCCGACTGCTGAGGTTCCGTTAACCAATTATTATCGTGATGAAGTTATTCCTAACGAAAAATTACCCGTCTATTTTACAGCGTTGTCACCTTCATTTCGCTCGGAAGCTGGAAGTGCTGGGCGTGATACCCGTGGTTTGATCCGATTGCATCAGTTCAATAAGGTGGAAATGGTTAAGTATTGTCGACCAGAAGCGTCTTATGACGAACTTGAGAAAATGACGGTTAATGCCGGAAATATTCTTGAAAAACTAGGATTGCCTTACCATATAATTACTCTTTCAACTGGAGACATGGGCTTTTCAGCAGCCATGACACATGATTTAGAGGTATGGATACCGGCGCAAAATACTTATCGTGAAATCTCTAGCTGTTCTAATTGTGAGGACTTTCAAGCACGAAGAGCACATATTCAATATCGTGATGAAAATGGGAAATTGAATTTTGTTCATACTTTGAACGGTTCTGGGCTAGCCGTTGGGAGAACTGTGGCAGCAATTCTGGAGAATTATCAAAATGCAGATGGAACGGTGACAGTCCCTGAAGCTTTACGCCCCTATATGCATGGAATAGATTTGATTAAATAA
- a CDS encoding amino acid permease, with protein MEKGMGHVRRALKTRHLSMIALGGSIGTGLFVASGSAISTAGPGGALLAYIGIGIMVYFLMTSLGEMATYLPVTGSFAVYSGRFVDPALGFAMGWNYWFNWAITLAVDVSTISLVMKFWLPGVPTWIFSSIALVIIFLINGFSVLSFGETEYWLALIKVVTVIIFLVIGLLTILGIMGGHAVGLENFAYKKAPFVGGIPTILSVFVVAGFSFQGTELIGITAGESATPEKSVPKAIKQVFWRILLFYILSIFIIACLIPYTSPNLLGSGAQDITISPFTLVFRRAGLASAASVMNAVILTSVLSAANSGMYASTRMLYSLSRHGDAPRIFSKLNQRGIPFAALIGTTTVGLFTFLMSIFGTQIYTFLVSASGLTGFIAWLGIAISHYRFRRALKKQGKSLKNLKYRAKLFPLGPLLSFVLCVLVIIGQDLKSFADLNWQAISISYMSVPLFLILFFYYKLRYHTKLIPLEQVDLSKPDLKKDL; from the coding sequence ATGGAAAAAGGAATGGGACATGTCCGGAGAGCTTTGAAAACGCGTCATTTATCAATGATTGCTTTGGGAGGCAGTATTGGAACAGGTTTATTTGTTGCTAGTGGGTCAGCAATTTCAACAGCAGGACCTGGTGGGGCTTTATTAGCCTATATTGGAATTGGCATCATGGTTTACTTTTTGATGACTAGTTTGGGTGAGATGGCAACTTATTTGCCAGTAACTGGTTCATTTGCGGTTTATTCTGGGCGTTTTGTTGATCCAGCGTTAGGATTTGCAATGGGGTGGAATTATTGGTTCAATTGGGCAATCACATTAGCAGTAGATGTCAGCACGATTTCATTGGTAATGAAATTCTGGTTACCAGGAGTGCCGACTTGGATTTTTAGTTCAATTGCATTGGTTATTATTTTCTTGATTAATGGTTTTTCAGTCCTTTCATTTGGCGAAACGGAATATTGGTTGGCTTTAATTAAAGTTGTGACAGTGATTATTTTCTTGGTTATTGGATTATTAACAATTTTGGGAATTATGGGAGGCCATGCAGTTGGTTTAGAAAACTTTGCTTATAAAAAAGCTCCTTTTGTCGGAGGAATTCCAACAATTTTAAGTGTTTTTGTTGTTGCCGGTTTTTCTTTTCAAGGAACGGAATTGATTGGAATTACTGCGGGTGAGTCAGCAACTCCAGAAAAGAGTGTTCCCAAAGCTATTAAGCAAGTGTTTTGGCGAATCTTATTATTTTATATTTTATCGATTTTTATCATTGCTTGTTTAATTCCTTATACAAGTCCGAATTTATTGGGATCAGGCGCGCAGGATATTACTATTAGTCCGTTTACCTTGGTTTTCCGACGTGCGGGGTTAGCTTCGGCAGCTAGTGTGATGAATGCAGTAATTTTAACTTCAGTTTTGTCAGCAGCTAACTCTGGAATGTATGCATCAACCAGAATGTTATATTCACTTTCTCGTCATGGAGATGCACCTAGGATTTTCAGCAAATTGAATCAACGTGGAATTCCATTTGCAGCTTTGATAGGTACGACTACAGTTGGGTTATTTACATTCCTGATGAGCATTTTTGGGACACAAATTTATACGTTTTTAGTTAGTGCTAGCGGATTAACGGGCTTTATTGCTTGGCTTGGAATTGCGATTTCACATTATCGTTTCCGTCGAGCTTTAAAAAAACAGGGAAAATCATTGAAGAATTTAAAATACCGTGCAAAGCTTTTTCCGCTTGGACCATTATTGTCTTTCGTACTCTGTGTTCTGGTAATAATTGGTCAAGATTTGAAGTCATTTGCAGATCTGAATTGGCAGGCGATCAGTATTAGTTATATGAGCGTACCATTATTTTTAATTCTCTTTTTTTATTATAAATTACGATATCATACTAAGCTTATTCCACTTGAACAAGTGGATTTATCAAAACCGGATTTAAAAAAAGATCTTTGA